In one window of Prevotella fusca JCM 17724 DNA:
- the pth gene encoding aminoacyl-tRNA hydrolase, with protein sequence MDKYLICGLGNPGHEYEGTRHNTGFMVLDAFAKASNIVFEDKRYGFIAKTTVKGRKIILLKPTTFMNLSGNAVRYWLNKENIDQSRLLVISDDVALPLGAFRLKGSGSNGGHNGLGHIQQLIGQNYARLRMGVGNDYPRGGQVDWVLGHYSEEDMKELQPAIDLGVDIIKSFALAGIDITMNQFNKLGKK encoded by the coding sequence TTGGACAAGTATTTGATTTGTGGACTGGGCAACCCCGGACATGAGTACGAGGGAACCAGACACAATACAGGATTTATGGTATTGGACGCTTTCGCTAAAGCGTCCAATATTGTTTTTGAGGACAAGCGTTACGGATTCATTGCTAAAACGACGGTCAAGGGGCGCAAGATTATTCTTCTGAAGCCCACTACGTTCATGAATCTCTCGGGAAATGCCGTGCGTTACTGGCTCAACAAGGAGAATATCGACCAGAGCCGGCTCTTGGTTATATCCGATGATGTAGCCCTGCCGTTAGGTGCTTTCCGACTAAAGGGAAGCGGCTCAAATGGCGGACACAACGGACTGGGGCATATCCAGCAACTCATCGGACAGAACTATGCACGACTGCGAATGGGTGTCGGCAATGACTACCCACGTGGCGGACAGGTTGACTGGGTGCTGGGGCATTATTCTGAAGAAGACATGAAAGAACTTCAGCCGGCTATCGACTTGGGCGTGGACATCATCAAGAGCTTTGCCCTTGCAGGCATTGACATCACGATGAATCAGTTTAACAAGCTCGGAAAGAAATAG
- a CDS encoding 50S ribosomal protein L25/general stress protein Ctc — MKEIKVAGQKRTDLGKKASKQLRKEGLVPCNLYGEAQQDGKPVAMSFTASMSELRKLVYTPHIYVVELLIDGERHTAVLKELQFHPVTDALLHVDFYEVNDQKPIVMGVPVKLVGLAQGVRDGGRMNMSIRKINVKAPFQQIPEHLDINVTELGLGKSIKVGELSFEGLELITPKEVVVCSIKATRNSIQAAQAAAAAEAE; from the coding sequence ATGAAGGAAATTAAAGTAGCAGGTCAGAAGCGTACAGACCTTGGAAAGAAAGCTTCAAAGCAGCTCCGCAAGGAGGGCTTGGTTCCATGTAACCTCTATGGTGAGGCACAGCAGGACGGCAAGCCAGTAGCAATGTCATTCACCGCTTCAATGTCAGAGCTGCGCAAGTTGGTTTACACTCCACACATCTACGTTGTAGAGTTGCTTATCGATGGCGAGAGACACACTGCAGTTCTCAAGGAACTTCAGTTCCACCCAGTAACAGATGCTCTGCTTCACGTAGACTTCTATGAGGTGAACGACCAGAAGCCAATCGTTATGGGTGTACCAGTTAAGCTCGTTGGTTTGGCACAGGGTGTCCGCGATGGTGGTCGTATGAACATGTCTATCCGTAAGATTAACGTAAAGGCTCCTTTCCAGCAGATTCCAGAGCACCTCGACATCAACGTTACCGAGCTTGGTCTTGGCAAGAGCATCAAGGTTGGCGAGCTGAGCTTCGAGGGTCTTGAGCTGATAACTCCAAAAGAGGTTGTTGTTTGCTCAATCAAGGCAACACGTAACTCTATCCAGGCTGCACAGGCTGCCGCAGCTGCTGAGGCAGAGTAA
- a CDS encoding RNA-binding S4 domain-containing protein — MNDIARIDKWLWAARIFKTRSFAADACKNGRVTIKGINVKPSHTIKAGEVVSVKKPPVTYSFKVLKTIEQRVGAKLIPEVYENVTDAKQYELLEMSRISGFVDRARGTGRPTKKDRRQIDAFVDPALFGFEEEEDEDEIF, encoded by the coding sequence ATGAACGACATTGCAAGAATTGACAAATGGCTATGGGCTGCCCGCATCTTCAAGACCCGTTCCTTCGCTGCAGACGCCTGCAAGAACGGTCGTGTCACGATAAAAGGCATCAACGTAAAGCCTTCACACACCATTAAGGCGGGTGAAGTAGTGAGCGTCAAGAAGCCGCCTGTCACCTACTCGTTCAAGGTTCTCAAGACCATTGAACAGCGGGTCGGTGCAAAGCTCATCCCAGAAGTCTACGAGAACGTAACCGATGCAAAACAGTACGAACTGCTGGAGATGAGCCGTATCAGCGGCTTCGTCGACAGAGCACGTGGGACTGGTCGTCCGACAAAGAAGGACCGCCGCCAGATAGATGCCTTTGTCGACCCTGCCCTATTTGGCTTTGAGGAGGAAGAGGACGAGGACGAAATCTTCTGA